One segment of Fructilactobacillus hinvesii DNA contains the following:
- a CDS encoding MFS transporter: MKKLLLYNGFSNIMLEVIVWMIYLKEQGWSVTEIALLEGLFTVAQAGFEFPAGIISDRIGHKAALLSGEIICVLYLITYFFPTVHWLIYIGFVLFALGLALISGTDVSLVYETAGTETDPQYLKALGYFNFMGILAMAFGNAVGGWIASYSWPLLFLLAIGTRIISGLLVLGLDAQQISGETTEVVTFKGIITRFLSFLRHERNFRWLVVAMSFSAAAVTLSYQYGPLMLRELHFSTQLISLVFGGLALVAAGLVLLVDRLTRVIAPHVLIMLLQMVSLLFFASFLTHNRMIVVLGLVVINVVFEMWHLLFENQIQDLAYEHTRASAFSLATFTESAILTVGSTLVSLLTTTMNLLNVVSYLGMGLLAIALLSMVSAWRHSSN, from the coding sequence GTGAAAAAGTTATTACTGTATAACGGTTTTTCTAACATTATGTTAGAAGTGATTGTGTGGATGATTTATTTAAAGGAGCAGGGCTGGTCTGTGACAGAAATTGCTTTGTTGGAGGGACTGTTTACGGTGGCTCAAGCAGGATTTGAATTTCCGGCTGGAATTATTTCTGACCGAATTGGGCACAAAGCAGCCTTGTTAAGTGGAGAAATTATTTGCGTGCTGTACTTGATTACGTACTTCTTTCCCACGGTGCACTGGCTCATTTACATTGGCTTTGTACTCTTTGCCTTAGGATTAGCTCTGATTTCTGGAACGGACGTTTCGTTAGTGTACGAAACGGCGGGAACTGAAACTGACCCCCAGTATTTAAAAGCGCTTGGTTACTTTAACTTTATGGGAATTCTTGCGATGGCTTTTGGGAATGCCGTTGGCGGTTGGATTGCGAGCTATTCTTGGCCGTTACTATTTTTGTTAGCAATTGGCACGCGCATTATCTCAGGATTATTGGTACTCGGGCTTGACGCTCAGCAAATTAGTGGGGAAACAACGGAAGTGGTTACCTTCAAGGGCATTATCACTAGGTTTCTGTCGTTTTTAAGGCATGAACGAAATTTTCGGTGGCTTGTGGTTGCGATGAGTTTTTCGGCGGCAGCCGTTACCTTGAGCTATCAGTATGGACCATTAATGTTACGAGAACTCCACTTTTCCACACAGTTGATTTCGCTCGTCTTTGGGGGATTGGCATTGGTGGCAGCAGGACTAGTGCTGTTAGTAGACCGCTTGACCCGTGTAATTGCTCCACATGTCTTGATTATGCTTTTACAAATGGTCAGTTTACTGTTTTTTGCCTCATTTTTGACCCACAACCGCATGATTGTCGTGTTGGGTTTGGTGGTGATTAACGTTGTTTTTGAAATGTGGCACCTTTTGTTTGAAAATCAAATTCAAGATCTGGCGTACGAACATACCCGGGCTTCGGCTTTTTCCCTAGCGACTTTTACCGAATCCGCAATTTTGACGGTGGGTTCAACGTTGGTAAGCTTATTAACGACCACAATGAATTTACTCAACGTAGTTAGCTATTTAGGGATGGGGCTTTTAGCAATTGCTTTACTAAGCATGGTCAGCGCTTGGCGTCATTCTTCTAACTAA
- a CDS encoding cysteine hydrolase family protein, producing MTTKKALLIIDYTNDFVADNGALTLGKPAQAAAPAIISLANDFVAHDQVVILPTDLHQKDDPYHPETKLFPPHNLKDTWGREFYGDLQPWYDAHRNDPNVGEMDKTRYSSFAGTDLDLQLRARGITELHLTGVATDICLLHTAVSAYNLGYQLVIHPQATAGFSKENQAFALNHFQTALGARIEN from the coding sequence ATGACCACTAAAAAGGCCCTTTTGATTATTGACTATACCAACGATTTTGTTGCCGACAACGGTGCCTTGACTTTAGGCAAACCCGCCCAAGCAGCTGCTCCAGCCATCATTAGCCTTGCTAATGACTTTGTTGCTCACGATCAAGTTGTCATTTTACCCACCGATTTGCACCAAAAAGATGATCCCTACCACCCTGAAACCAAGCTCTTTCCACCTCACAACTTAAAAGACACCTGGGGTCGAGAATTTTACGGAGACTTGCAGCCGTGGTACGATGCCCACCGTAATGATCCTAACGTCGGGGAAATGGATAAGACCCGCTACAGTTCCTTTGCGGGCACAGATCTAGACCTCCAGCTGCGGGCCCGTGGCATTACCGAACTGCACCTCACGGGCGTTGCCACTGACATCTGTCTTCTACACACAGCTGTGAGCGCCTATAACTTGGGTTACCAACTGGTAATTCATCCCCAAGCGACAGCCGGATTCTCTAAAGAAAACCAGGCATTTGCGCTTAATCACTTCCAAACGGCATTGGGAGCCCGCATCGAAAACTAA
- a CDS encoding amino acid permease: protein MAKEKGTQHVKRGLKSRHVSMIALGGCIGTGLFVASGGAISKAGPGGALVAYILMGIMVYFLMTSLGEMATNLPVSGSFSTYAAKYVDPALGFAMGWNYWFNWAITVAVDVSTVSLVMAFWFPHFPAWIWSAAALILIFIINALAVSAFGETEFWMSLIKVITIIIFLIVGFLTIFGIMGGHAVGLHNFTYKNAPFVNGIPGIISVFVVAGFSFQGTELVGITAGEADDPRKSVPKAIHEVFWRIILFYFLAIFVIAAIIPYTSPDLLGSSASDVSISPFTIVFERAGLAAAASVMNAVILTSVISSANSGMYASTRMLYSMADEGYAPKLFGKVSKRGIPFLALLATTAVALLTFLTSFMGPQIYLWLVAASGLTGFIAWFGIALSHFRFRRAFIAQGHKLDELKYHATWFPFGPILCLILCIVVIFGQDVGAFVHGQWFQIAVTYISVPLVLILYIAYKLIKHTHLIPLDQVDVSPADLSQENKAND, encoded by the coding sequence ATGGCAAAAGAAAAGGGAACTCAGCACGTGAAGCGGGGCTTAAAATCCCGCCATGTGTCGATGATTGCCCTCGGGGGCTGTATCGGAACCGGGTTATTTGTTGCAAGTGGAGGAGCAATTAGTAAAGCAGGACCAGGTGGAGCCCTAGTGGCTTACATTCTGATGGGGATTATGGTCTACTTCTTAATGACTAGTTTAGGGGAAATGGCTACTAATCTACCAGTTTCTGGCTCATTCTCGACCTATGCGGCGAAGTACGTTGATCCGGCCCTGGGCTTTGCGATGGGCTGGAACTACTGGTTTAACTGGGCGATTACCGTGGCGGTGGATGTTTCAACGGTCTCCTTGGTCATGGCATTTTGGTTTCCGCATTTTCCGGCGTGGATTTGGAGTGCGGCAGCGCTAATCCTGATTTTTATCATCAACGCGTTAGCGGTGTCCGCCTTTGGAGAAACCGAATTTTGGATGTCATTGATCAAAGTGATCACAATTATCATCTTCTTGATCGTGGGCTTTTTAACCATCTTTGGAATTATGGGTGGTCATGCCGTAGGACTGCATAACTTTACCTACAAAAATGCCCCGTTTGTCAATGGAATTCCTGGGATTATCAGCGTGTTCGTGGTCGCTGGTTTTTCGTTCCAGGGAACTGAACTAGTGGGGATTACCGCTGGGGAAGCAGATGATCCTAGAAAGAGTGTCCCTAAGGCGATTCACGAAGTTTTCTGGCGGATCATCTTGTTCTACTTCTTGGCAATCTTTGTGATTGCCGCCATTATTCCGTACACGAGTCCTGATTTATTGGGTTCATCTGCGAGCGACGTGTCTATCAGTCCGTTTACAATTGTGTTTGAACGGGCTGGGCTGGCAGCTGCCGCCAGCGTGATGAATGCCGTAATTTTAACGTCCGTGATTTCTTCTGCAAACTCCGGGATGTACGCTTCGACGCGGATGCTGTATTCAATGGCTGATGAAGGATATGCGCCGAAGCTTTTTGGGAAAGTTTCCAAACGTGGGATTCCCTTCTTAGCATTATTAGCAACAACGGCCGTGGCTCTTTTAACCTTCTTGACCAGTTTCATGGGACCACAAATCTACCTATGGCTGGTAGCTGCTTCTGGTTTGACTGGTTTCATTGCTTGGTTCGGGATTGCGCTCTCACACTTCCGCTTCCGACGCGCGTTCATTGCGCAGGGACACAAGTTAGATGAACTAAAGTACCATGCTACGTGGTTCCCATTTGGTCCAATTCTATGTTTGATTTTATGTATCGTGGTGATTTTTGGTCAGGATGTGGGCGCCTTTGTTCACGGGCAATGGTTCCAAATTGCCGTTACCTATATTAGTGTTCCGTTGGTCTTGATTCTGTACATTGCCTACAAGCTGATCAAACACACGCACTTGATTCCGTTGGATCAGGTTGATGTTTCTCCGGCTGATTTAAGCCAAGAAAACAAAGCGAATGATTAA
- a CDS encoding deoxynucleoside kinase has translation MIVLSGPIGAGKTSLTTLLAEHFNAPAFYESLDDNEILPLFYKDPQKYAFLLQIYFLNRRLAAIKEANANRLSVMDRSLFEDSLLFHLNADLGRSTKTEVDTYDSLLANMLAPVSSTDYQKIPDLLIYLHVSFETMLARIKKRGRSYEQVDHDASLYDYYQELNRRYDQWFNQYDLSPKLKIDGDQLEFVENEQARAQIFQLLDQKIAQILG, from the coding sequence ATGATTGTTTTATCAGGACCAATTGGAGCGGGGAAAACGTCGTTAACCACGTTATTAGCGGAGCATTTCAACGCTCCCGCTTTTTACGAATCCTTGGATGATAACGAGATTTTACCGTTGTTTTACAAAGACCCGCAAAAGTATGCCTTTTTGCTACAGATTTACTTTTTAAACCGCCGACTCGCAGCAATCAAGGAGGCCAATGCCAACCGTTTGAGCGTGATGGACCGGTCTTTGTTTGAAGATTCCTTGTTGTTTCATTTGAATGCTGACCTGGGTCGTTCCACTAAGACGGAAGTTGATACGTATGACTCGTTGTTAGCTAACATGTTGGCTCCGGTTTCTTCCACTGATTATCAAAAGATTCCAGACTTGTTAATCTACCTCCATGTTTCCTTTGAAACGATGCTGGCACGGATTAAGAAGCGGGGCCGCAGTTATGAGCAGGTTGATCACGACGCCAGCCTATATGATTATTACCAAGAGTTAAATCGGCGCTACGACCAGTGGTTTAACCAGTACGATCTTTCTCCCAAGCTTAAAATTGACGGTGATCAGCTGGAATTTGTGGAAAATGAGCAGGCCCGGGCGCAAATTTTTCAACTGCTGGATCAAAAAATTGCCCAAATTTTGGGATAA
- the serS gene encoding serine--tRNA ligase, producing MLDIKLIRQRPDWIKEKMATRGVSPETIDHLLELDQQRRDLIVHTEQLKAERNEVSDQISQLKRNQQDAEEPIKRMRAVGAEIKQLDQDLEKVAAKQHDVAAHLPNIPNDQVPVSLTEEGSVELRKVGTPRQFDFMPKAHWEIGENLDILDFQRSAKVAGSRFVYYLGAGAMLERAVYNFYLDENDKAGYTEVLPPYMVNSDSMYGTGQFPKFLENKSGFEITDSDLTMIPTAEVPLVNFYRDEVIPTEKLPVKFTALTPAFRSEAGSAGRDTKGLIRLHQFNKVEMVQFTKPEDSWDALEAITHQAESSLQKLGLPYHVITLTSSDMSFTAAMTHDLEVWMPAQNCYREISSCSNTTDFQARRAHIQYRDENGKLQYVHTLNGSGLAVGRTVAAILENYQNEDGSVTIPEALQPYMHGMKKITKQQLF from the coding sequence ATGTTAGACATTAAGTTAATTCGGCAACGGCCAGACTGGATCAAGGAAAAGATGGCAACCCGGGGCGTGAGCCCAGAAACGATTGATCACCTGTTAGAGTTAGACCAACAACGCCGGGATTTAATCGTGCACACCGAACAATTAAAGGCAGAACGAAATGAAGTTTCTGACCAAATTTCGCAGTTAAAGCGCAATCAACAGGATGCAGAAGAACCCATCAAACGGATGCGAGCAGTGGGAGCGGAAATCAAACAGTTAGATCAGGACTTGGAAAAAGTAGCGGCCAAGCAACACGACGTGGCGGCTCATTTACCAAACATTCCGAACGATCAAGTGCCGGTGAGCCTCACCGAGGAAGGTTCTGTCGAACTGCGTAAGGTGGGCACTCCCCGTCAGTTTGACTTTATGCCCAAAGCCCACTGGGAAATTGGAGAAAACCTGGATATTTTAGACTTTCAACGCAGTGCCAAGGTGGCCGGTAGTCGGTTCGTTTACTACTTAGGGGCCGGTGCCATGTTGGAACGGGCCGTTTACAACTTCTACCTGGACGAAAACGACAAGGCTGGATACACGGAAGTATTACCACCGTACATGGTAAATTCTGATTCGATGTACGGAACGGGACAATTCCCAAAGTTCTTAGAAAACAAATCCGGCTTTGAAATTACCGACAGTGATTTAACGATGATTCCAACGGCGGAAGTACCGTTGGTCAACTTCTACCGTGATGAAGTGATTCCCACGGAAAAGCTCCCGGTGAAGTTTACCGCATTAACTCCGGCCTTTCGTTCGGAAGCAGGGAGCGCTGGTCGAGACACTAAGGGTTTGATTCGGTTACACCAATTTAACAAGGTGGAAATGGTCCAATTCACTAAACCAGAAGATTCTTGGGATGCTCTAGAAGCAATCACACACCAGGCCGAAAGTTCTCTGCAAAAACTGGGCTTACCATACCACGTGATTACGTTAACCTCGAGTGACATGAGCTTTACGGCGGCGATGACTCACGATTTGGAAGTATGGATGCCGGCCCAAAACTGCTACAGAGAAATTTCTAGTTGTTCCAACACGACTGATTTTCAGGCCCGGCGGGCTCACATCCAATACCGGGATGAAAACGGAAAGTTACAATACGTACACACGCTGAACGGGTCTGGATTAGCAGTTGGCCGGACGGTGGCTGCTATTTTGGAAAACTACCAAAACGAAGATGGTTCGGTGACAATTCCAGAAGCATTGCAACCATACATGCACGGCATGAAGAAAATTACCAAGCAACAATTATTTTAA
- a CDS encoding phosphate/phosphite/phosphonate ABC transporter substrate-binding protein, whose amino-acid sequence MKVSRVLKFGLLALVLLMVGGELSGCKKHTTAENYQPKKLVVEFNPSSNAGKMEARAKPLEKMLEQQLHIPVKVVVSTSGSSMVEALGSKTADVAFLAPTAYVLGHSNYGVKAILQATRYKYGPDATEDVTDVPTSTYLGEIVVRKNGKVKNLNDLKGKKIAIQDTTSTAGYIFPAVELEEHGINIHKNGIKTFTVKGADQGVLSVYNGNADAAFVFQGARKIAAKDDPNVMKDTSVLYKTKPIPNDTISVRKDMSPKWDKKIANAFQTIAKSKKGHQIIYEIYSHQGYVPVKDSDFNIVRTYLRKVGRLDE is encoded by the coding sequence ATGAAGGTCAGTCGGGTACTAAAGTTCGGATTATTGGCGTTGGTATTACTGATGGTAGGGGGCGAATTGAGTGGTTGTAAGAAGCACACTACTGCCGAAAATTACCAACCCAAGAAGCTAGTGGTGGAATTTAATCCATCTTCAAACGCCGGCAAGATGGAAGCACGAGCCAAACCATTGGAAAAGATGTTGGAACAACAACTCCACATTCCCGTGAAAGTGGTGGTATCTACGAGTGGAAGCTCGATGGTGGAAGCCCTCGGATCCAAAACCGCAGACGTGGCATTTTTAGCCCCCACGGCGTACGTACTGGGACACTCTAACTATGGAGTAAAGGCCATCTTACAGGCCACCCGGTACAAGTACGGTCCTGATGCAACGGAAGACGTAACCGACGTTCCGACTAGTACGTATCTAGGGGAAATCGTGGTCCGGAAAAACGGAAAGGTGAAAAACCTGAACGATTTAAAGGGAAAAAAGATTGCGATTCAGGATACAACTTCGACCGCGGGTTACATTTTCCCAGCGGTGGAATTGGAAGAACACGGGATTAACATTCATAAGAATGGGATTAAAACCTTTACGGTCAAAGGGGCCGACCAAGGGGTCTTATCCGTTTATAACGGCAACGCCGATGCGGCCTTTGTTTTCCAAGGGGCTCGCAAGATTGCGGCCAAGGATGATCCAAACGTCATGAAGGACACTTCGGTGCTCTACAAAACGAAACCAATTCCAAACGATACGATTTCGGTGCGCAAGGACATGAGTCCAAAGTGGGACAAGAAAATTGCGAATGCTTTTCAAACGATTGCCAAATCGAAAAAGGGACACCAGATTATTTACGAAATTTATAGTCATCAAGGATACGTTCCGGTTAAGGACAGTGACTTTAACATTGTGCGGACGTACTTACGTAAAGTAGGACGCTTAGACGAGTAA
- the phnC gene encoding phosphonate ABC transporter ATP-binding protein: MGEETVLELKHVNKRYPNGVKGLDDINFTVHKGEFVAVVGLSGAGKSTLFNSINRMVDVTDGQVIVDGQDITQVNGKELRRMRRKIGMIFQSFNLVNRATVQKNVLAGRTGYYPTWKTLLGIYSKEDQQKAVAQLEKVNMVKKLYRRADQLSGGQKQRVAIARTLMQDPTLVLADEPVASLDPKTSKGVMDDLYNLKKYEHITVLVNLHSMELALKYADRIIGLRDGKLVYNKPIAEANEADLREVYEHGRDN; encoded by the coding sequence GTGGGTGAAGAGACGGTATTAGAACTGAAACACGTGAATAAGAGATATCCAAATGGAGTGAAGGGATTAGACGACATCAACTTTACGGTGCACAAGGGTGAATTTGTGGCAGTAGTTGGATTGTCCGGAGCTGGAAAGAGTACCCTCTTTAATTCGATTAACCGGATGGTTGATGTCACTGACGGACAAGTCATCGTTGATGGACAAGACATCACTCAGGTAAATGGTAAGGAATTACGGCGGATGCGGCGTAAAATTGGAATGATCTTTCAAAGCTTTAATCTGGTGAACCGGGCTACGGTGCAAAAGAACGTGTTAGCCGGTCGGACCGGTTACTACCCAACCTGGAAGACGTTGTTAGGGATTTACTCTAAGGAAGATCAACAAAAAGCAGTGGCCCAACTGGAAAAAGTGAACATGGTGAAAAAGCTCTACCGTCGGGCTGACCAACTCTCAGGAGGACAAAAGCAACGGGTGGCCATTGCCAGAACCTTGATGCAAGATCCGACCCTCGTGTTGGCCGATGAACCGGTGGCCTCATTGGATCCAAAGACCAGTAAGGGTGTGATGGATGACTTGTACAACTTAAAGAAGTACGAACACATCACCGTGTTGGTGAACTTGCACTCGATGGAACTGGCCTTAAAGTACGCGGATCGCATCATCGGGCTGCGGGACGGAAAGTTGGTTTACAACAAACCGATTGCAGAAGCCAACGAAGCTGACCTACGTGAAGTTTACGAACACGGGAGGGATAACTAA
- the phnE gene encoding phosphonate ABC transporter, permease protein PhnE, with product MKQEVPQLSFVRRFHVVGIAITVVILILIYYSALITGVDVNAFFENADQFGVVLNQMKHPDWPYLTKIAGTLAQTLQMAIIGTTIGAIIALPFSFLAARNIVRNPIGRLIIRLILSLIRTLPTLLLAALFVAIFGIGPMTGVITLAFFSFGMIAKLFYDFIETIDMGPVRALQATGATMLQTIRIAVIPQISGQFMSDFMYTLEINVRSSTVLGYLGAGGIGLYLQQTLDQFDYPRTAVIILAIFAVVLVIDAISNYVRKRLQ from the coding sequence ATGAAACAGGAAGTCCCACAACTATCGTTTGTGCGGCGGTTCCACGTCGTGGGAATTGCGATTACAGTCGTAATTTTAATTCTAATTTACTATTCGGCGCTGATTACGGGGGTCGATGTGAACGCCTTCTTTGAAAACGCTGATCAATTCGGAGTCGTTTTAAATCAGATGAAACATCCGGACTGGCCGTACCTCACAAAGATTGCGGGGACGTTAGCACAGACGCTCCAAATGGCGATCATTGGGACGACGATTGGAGCAATTATTGCGCTTCCGTTTTCCTTCTTAGCAGCGCGTAACATCGTGAGAAACCCGATTGGACGGTTGATCATTCGCTTGATCCTTTCGTTAATCCGAACCTTACCCACCCTGTTACTGGCAGCCTTGTTCGTGGCCATTTTTGGAATTGGACCGATGACCGGGGTCATTACCCTGGCCTTCTTCTCCTTTGGAATGATTGCCAAGCTGTTTTATGACTTTATTGAAACAATTGACATGGGTCCGGTGCGAGCTTTACAGGCGACGGGAGCAACCATGTTGCAAACGATTCGGATTGCGGTAATTCCGCAAATTTCCGGTCAGTTTATGAGTGACTTTATGTATACGTTGGAAATTAACGTGCGGTCCTCAACCGTGTTAGGGTACCTAGGGGCTGGGGGAATTGGGTTGTACTTACAACAAACCCTCGACCAATTTGACTACCCCCGGACGGCTGTAATTATTCTAGCCATTTTTGCCGTTGTACTTGTCATTGACGCCATCAGTAATTACGTAAGGAAGCGACTTCAATAA
- the phnE gene encoding phosphonate ABC transporter, permease protein PhnE has product MNKTKTTALERFKWIVVALLVIFIYLWSINGIPFTGIQKSASSVSMAILKGIIHPEWSYVYNGSGEDLVSQLVITLAIAFLGTIISAFLSVPLAFLAAQTTKKFFHPRSTIGKVILTAIRAFPEVVLAILFIKMVGPGSFAGVLAIGVHSVGMLGKLFSEAIEEMDRSAETAIIAAGGSKIQTFRIATLPTILPALMSYTLYRFEISVRSASILGLVGAGGIGTPMMFALQTRDWSKTGIILLGIVLMVIVIDTCSSTIRKRLG; this is encoded by the coding sequence ATGAATAAAACAAAAACAACCGCGTTGGAACGCTTTAAATGGATTGTAGTGGCTCTCTTAGTCATTTTTATCTACCTCTGGTCAATTAACGGAATTCCCTTCACTGGAATTCAAAAGTCGGCCAGTAGCGTTAGTATGGCCATCCTGAAGGGAATCATTCATCCGGAATGGTCCTATGTTTATAACGGGAGTGGGGAAGACCTTGTTTCTCAACTCGTGATTACATTGGCGATTGCCTTTTTAGGAACCATCATTTCGGCGTTTCTCAGTGTGCCACTGGCCTTTTTAGCAGCTCAAACCACGAAAAAATTCTTTCACCCCCGTTCAACCATCGGGAAGGTGATCTTAACTGCCATCCGGGCTTTTCCAGAAGTGGTGCTTGCCATTCTGTTCATTAAAATGGTGGGACCCGGTTCCTTTGCCGGAGTACTCGCCATTGGAGTGCACTCGGTCGGAATGCTTGGAAAATTGTTCTCAGAAGCCATTGAAGAGATGGATCGGAGTGCTGAGACGGCCATTATTGCCGCGGGTGGATCCAAAATTCAAACGTTCCGGATTGCCACGTTACCAACCATTCTACCGGCGTTAATGTCATACACGTTATACCGGTTTGAAATCTCGGTTCGATCCGCTTCGATTTTAGGGTTAGTGGGAGCCGGAGGAATCGGAACCCCCATGATGTTTGCCTTACAAACCAGAGACTGGTCGAAGACGGGAATCATTTTATTGGGAATCGTGTTGATGGTAATTGTGATTGATACGTGTTCTTCTACCATTAGAAAACGATTAGGTTAA
- a CDS encoding formate--tetrahydrofolate ligase: MKSDIEIAQAATPWPIEKVAATAGFKPEEVLPYGRSKAKIERRHPVDPQQFGKLVLVTSINPTPAGEGKSTVAVGLADAMQQAGKQTMLALREPSLGPVMGMKGGATGGGYSQVIPMDDINLHFTGDFHALTVAQNTLVALIDNSIYQDNPLNLDPRQIIVKRVLDVNDRALRHIVIGLGGRTSGVPREGSFEITAASEMMAILTLSTDLADLKRRINRIVVGYTYDREPVTVAQLGVGGALATLLKDAILPNLVQTIAHTPALIHGGPFANIAQGTNSIQATQLALQQADYTVTEAGFGADLGGEKFLDVKTPLLDKHPDAIVVVATVRALKMHGGLAKDQLDHEDLDALHKGLANLGRHLHSMKRYGIPVVVAVNQFTNDTDAELQMVVDYAQEHDVPAYPADVWGQGGAGAQALATGVVAATEQPAKFTPLYAPTDDVETKLNRIVTQIYGGQGVELEPKAQKQLRQLVAQGWDHLPVIVAKTQYSLTDDAKRLGAPTDFKIHIREFVPKLGAGFIVAMAGSILTMPGLPKHPAAEKIEITDDGTISGLY, translated from the coding sequence ATGAAAAGTGATATTGAAATTGCGCAAGCAGCCACACCGTGGCCAATTGAGAAGGTGGCTGCGACCGCTGGGTTTAAACCAGAAGAAGTTTTACCGTACGGTCGCTCCAAGGCTAAAATTGAACGCCGTCACCCAGTTGATCCGCAACAATTTGGCAAGCTCGTGTTAGTAACGTCAATTAATCCCACGCCGGCCGGAGAAGGAAAATCCACGGTAGCCGTGGGCCTTGCCGATGCCATGCAACAAGCGGGCAAGCAGACGATGTTAGCCCTGCGGGAACCATCCTTAGGTCCCGTGATGGGGATGAAGGGGGGCGCCACGGGTGGTGGATACTCTCAAGTGATCCCGATGGATGACATTAACCTCCACTTTACGGGTGATTTTCACGCTCTAACCGTGGCCCAAAACACGCTGGTCGCTTTGATTGATAACAGCATTTACCAGGACAATCCCCTTAACTTAGATCCACGCCAAATTATTGTGAAACGGGTCTTAGACGTTAACGATCGAGCCCTGCGTCACATTGTGATTGGACTGGGCGGTCGGACCAGTGGAGTGCCCCGCGAAGGTAGTTTTGAAATTACGGCGGCTTCCGAAATGATGGCGATCTTAACCCTTTCGACTGACCTTGCTGATTTAAAGCGGCGGATTAACCGGATCGTGGTGGGTTATACCTATGACCGTGAACCGGTGACGGTGGCTCAGTTGGGCGTGGGAGGCGCATTAGCAACCTTATTAAAGGACGCCATTTTACCAAACCTGGTGCAAACAATTGCTCACACGCCCGCTTTGATTCACGGCGGTCCCTTTGCCAACATCGCGCAGGGAACCAACTCGATTCAAGCAACGCAACTGGCTTTACAACAAGCAGACTACACGGTGACAGAAGCAGGCTTTGGCGCTGATCTCGGAGGCGAAAAGTTTTTAGACGTGAAGACACCGTTGTTAGATAAGCATCCTGATGCCATCGTCGTGGTGGCCACGGTGCGGGCCTTGAAGATGCACGGGGGCTTAGCAAAGGACCAACTCGATCATGAAGATTTAGATGCTTTGCACAAGGGATTGGCTAACCTCGGTCGGCATTTACACAGCATGAAGCGCTACGGGATTCCCGTGGTGGTGGCCGTGAACCAGTTTACTAACGATACGGATGCTGAGTTACAAATGGTGGTTGATTACGCTCAAGAACACGATGTTCCAGCCTATCCAGCGGACGTCTGGGGGCAAGGTGGTGCTGGAGCCCAAGCATTAGCAACCGGCGTTGTCGCTGCAACGGAACAACCAGCAAAATTTACCCCGCTTTATGCACCAACGGATGACGTGGAAACCAAGCTGAACCGGATTGTTACCCAAATTTACGGGGGTCAAGGAGTCGAATTGGAACCGAAAGCCCAAAAACAACTGCGTCAGTTAGTGGCTCAGGGGTGGGATCACTTGCCGGTGATTGTCGCCAAAACTCAGTACTCACTAACTGATGATGCCAAACGATTGGGCGCTCCGACTGACTTTAAGATTCACATTCGGGAGTTTGTGCCGAAACTAGGAGCAGGCTTTATCGTCGCCATGGCCGGCAGCATCCTCACGATGCCAGGGTTGCCCAAACATCCAGCGGCCGAAAAGATTGAAATTACAGACGACGGCACCATTAGTGGTTTGTACTAA